A portion of the Pseudomonas protegens CHA0 genome contains these proteins:
- a CDS encoding methylglyoxal synthase: MIGISFTHKTMAARKRIALVAHDHCKAFLLEWAGRQKARLAEHELVATGTTGLLLSKHLGLPVESMISGPLGGDQQLGAQIAEQRVDLLVFFWDPFEPQPHDPDIKALLRVAAVWNIPVACNECSADYLLSSPLMNQAHEHRIPDYQAYLAGRG, encoded by the coding sequence ATGATCGGTATCAGTTTCACCCACAAGACCATGGCCGCGCGCAAGCGCATCGCCCTGGTCGCTCATGACCACTGCAAGGCGTTCCTGCTGGAGTGGGCCGGGCGGCAGAAGGCGCGCCTGGCCGAGCACGAGCTGGTTGCCACCGGTACCACCGGCCTGTTGCTGAGCAAGCACCTGGGGCTGCCGGTGGAAAGCATGATCAGCGGCCCCCTGGGCGGCGATCAGCAACTGGGGGCGCAGATTGCCGAGCAACGGGTCGACCTGCTGGTGTTCTTCTGGGACCCCTTTGAACCCCAGCCCCATGATCCGGACATCAAGGCCCTGTTGAGGGTAGCGGCGGTATGGAACATTCCGGTGGCCTGCAACGAGTGCAGCGCCGACTACCTGCTCAGCAGCCCGCTGATGAACCAGGCCCATGAGCACCGGATTCCCGACTATCAGGCCTACCTGGCCGGCCGAGGATAA
- a CDS encoding RNA polymerase sigma factor, whose translation MSQSHFNHVFLTQRISLLRTLERMVNNHSTAEDLLQETYLRVTRALSERPITHLEPFVFQTARNLALDHLRARRIQGRTLLEDVPPEVVENVAAPVSSAEDAAHAEQMLERLNLSLGQLSPRQQQIFILSRLHGHSYQEIADELGVSLSTVQKELKLIMAICIGVAERLDGQ comes from the coding sequence GTGAGTCAATCGCACTTCAACCACGTCTTCCTCACCCAACGCATTTCTCTGCTGCGAACGCTGGAGCGGATGGTCAACAACCACAGCACCGCCGAAGACCTGCTGCAGGAAACCTACCTGCGCGTGACCCGGGCCCTGAGCGAGCGGCCGATCACGCACCTTGAACCCTTTGTCTTCCAGACCGCGCGCAACCTCGCCCTGGATCACCTGCGGGCCCGGCGCATCCAGGGCCGCACCCTGCTCGAAGACGTACCGCCGGAGGTGGTGGAGAATGTCGCCGCGCCCGTCAGCAGTGCCGAAGACGCGGCCCACGCCGAGCAGATGCTGGAACGCCTGAACCTCAGCCTCGGCCAGCTCAGCCCGCGCCAGCAGCAGATCTTCATCCTCAGCCGCCTGCACGGCCACAGTTACCAGGAGATCGCCGACGAGCTCGGGGTTTCACTGAGCACGGTGCAAAAGGAATTGAAACTGATCATGGCCATCTGCATCGGCGTCGCCGAACGTCTCGACGGCCAGTGA
- a CDS encoding FecR family protein — protein sequence MTDFHSAEPPTPAGPHSSTLAMDQALDWLIELEHPNEEQVRQFHQWLAASPLNAQAFEKAQAIWNGPQVAQCALTLAAPPKVSRLARLRPHWKPLATAAVLLLGLFSFSNLPLRLQADHLTQVGERQRLQLEDGSKVLLNTNSAFSSDINDHQRVARLYQGEAFFEIPGNRGLPLELDAGPVKASVRDTTFAVRYLDGVAQVQVQRGDIDLRATHADQRLRLRAGESVRVGPQGFDQPARLDADKELAWVQGRLVFENCPLSQVLAELRRYYPGWIVNNNEHLAKVAVTGNYRLDQPLDVVRSLAHITSARLSEFPALVILN from the coding sequence GTGACGGATTTTCACAGCGCCGAGCCGCCCACCCCTGCCGGCCCGCACTCAAGCACCCTGGCCATGGATCAGGCACTGGATTGGCTGATCGAGCTGGAACATCCGAACGAGGAACAAGTGCGCCAGTTTCATCAGTGGCTGGCGGCTTCACCGCTCAACGCCCAGGCCTTCGAAAAGGCCCAGGCGATCTGGAATGGCCCGCAAGTGGCGCAATGCGCCCTGACCCTGGCAGCGCCACCGAAAGTCTCGCGCCTGGCGCGCCTGCGCCCCCACTGGAAACCCCTGGCCACCGCCGCGGTGCTGCTGCTCGGATTATTCAGCTTCAGCAACCTGCCGCTGCGCCTGCAGGCCGACCACCTGACCCAGGTCGGCGAGCGCCAGCGCCTGCAGCTCGAAGACGGTTCCAAGGTGCTGCTCAACACCAACTCGGCCTTTTCCAGCGACATCAACGATCACCAGCGCGTGGCCCGGCTGTACCAGGGCGAAGCCTTCTTCGAGATCCCCGGCAATCGCGGCCTGCCCCTGGAACTGGACGCCGGCCCGGTCAAGGCCAGCGTGCGCGACACCACCTTTGCCGTGCGCTACTTGGACGGCGTGGCCCAAGTCCAGGTGCAGCGCGGTGACATCGACCTGCGCGCCACCCACGCCGACCAGCGCCTGCGCCTGCGCGCCGGGGAAAGCGTGCGGGTCGGGCCCCAGGGCTTCGACCAGCCGGCCAGGCTCGACGCCGACAAGGAACTGGCCTGGGTCCAGGGCCGCCTGGTGTTCGAGAACTGCCCCCTGAGCCAGGTCCTGGCCGAACTGCGGCGCTATTACCCGGGCTGGATCGTCAACAACAACGAACACCTGGCAAAGGTCGCGGTAACCGGCAACTACCGCCTGGATCAGCCTCTGGACGTGGTGCGTTCCCTGGCCCACATCACTTCGGCACGGCTTTCCGAGTTCCCGGCACTAGTGATTCTCAACTGA
- a CDS encoding TonB-dependent receptor produces the protein MSPRLNSRSPVPCARLQNCTLSLLTAAILLAGAHAAPVMAADAPASSSQRMGNYNFAIPQQPLVSALNAFTAVTGWQVGLPAELGSGVSSPGVRGSLPPEKALDRLLSGTNLSYRKLGNNNIVLEKRSAANVVNLQQVTISATRQEQDINSVPSTVSVHTREELDRQNVNTIKELVRYEPGVSVGGAGQRAGISGYNIRGIDSDRILTQVDGVEVPDHFFSGPYAKTNRNYVDPEIVKRVEILRGPASVLYGSSAIGGAVSYYTLDADDIIKPGEDFGARLKTGYSSADESWLKSGTFAGRVGEFDGLLHLSQRDGHETESYGSNNGTGLNRTAANPEDARTTNVLAKLGWNYADDARLGLTYEKYKDDRDTNQKSAVGGLFLNGVGQNWYRSRVGNDTITRERFGLENSFALNSPIADQIKWSLNYQIAKTDQTTSERYNPVSIFSPVARDVQRERKTLYQEKQWVFDAQLDKAFALGETDHQLTYGTTLKQQKVTGSRYGTASCLAVGAGCTAIGAPSPSAGDSVKKSSDFPDPTINTYSLFVQDQISWNAWTFTPGLRYDYTQLKPKLTQEFLNVANPTGNFPVSDDKKTWHRVSPKFGLTYSFDEHYTAYGQYSEGFRTPSAKALYGRFENITTGYIVEPNSNLKPETSKGYETGLRGNFDAGSFDVSVFYNQYRDFINEDAITAGALQSVIQSNNIKHATIKGAEARGRLNLDAFGAPQGLYSIGSLAYAYGRNNDNGEPINSVNPLKGVFGLGYDQDNYGALLSWTLVKRKDRVDNSTFKAPDGRTTSGQFKTPGYGILDLSGFYKVTDDLTVNAGLYNLTDKKYWNWDDVRGYDSVGEAGQTAPANLDRLTQPGRNFSVNLVWDI, from the coding sequence ATGTCCCCTCGCCTCAACAGCCGATCCCCTGTTCCCTGTGCCCGCCTGCAAAACTGCACCCTGTCACTGCTGACCGCAGCCATCCTGCTGGCCGGCGCCCACGCTGCCCCCGTGATGGCCGCCGATGCCCCGGCATCCTCCAGCCAGCGCATGGGCAACTACAACTTCGCTATCCCCCAGCAGCCGCTGGTATCGGCGCTCAACGCCTTTACTGCGGTCACCGGCTGGCAAGTGGGCCTGCCGGCGGAGCTGGGCAGCGGGGTGTCCTCCCCGGGCGTGCGCGGTTCGCTGCCACCGGAAAAGGCCCTGGATCGGCTGCTCAGCGGCACCAACCTGAGCTACCGCAAGCTGGGCAACAACAACATCGTTCTGGAAAAGCGCAGCGCAGCCAATGTGGTGAACCTGCAGCAGGTGACCATCAGCGCCACCCGTCAGGAGCAGGACATCAACTCGGTACCCAGCACCGTGAGCGTGCACACCCGGGAAGAACTCGACCGCCAGAACGTCAACACGATCAAGGAACTGGTGCGTTATGAGCCTGGTGTTTCAGTCGGCGGTGCAGGCCAGCGTGCCGGTATCAGCGGCTACAACATCCGTGGTATCGACAGCGACCGGATCCTCACCCAGGTGGACGGCGTGGAAGTGCCGGATCACTTCTTTAGCGGCCCTTATGCCAAGACCAACCGTAACTACGTCGACCCGGAAATCGTCAAGCGCGTGGAAATCCTGCGTGGCCCGGCCTCGGTGCTCTACGGCAGCAGCGCCATCGGAGGCGCCGTCAGTTATTACACTCTGGACGCCGACGACATCATCAAGCCCGGCGAGGATTTTGGCGCGCGCCTGAAGACCGGCTACAGCTCGGCGGACGAAAGCTGGCTGAAATCCGGCACCTTCGCCGGGCGGGTCGGCGAATTCGACGGTTTGTTGCACCTGAGCCAGCGTGACGGCCACGAGACCGAGTCCTATGGCAGCAACAACGGCACCGGCCTGAACCGCACTGCCGCCAACCCGGAAGACGCCCGGACCACCAACGTACTGGCCAAGCTCGGCTGGAACTATGCGGACGACGCACGCCTGGGCCTGACCTACGAAAAGTACAAGGACGACCGCGACACCAATCAGAAAAGTGCGGTGGGCGGCCTGTTCCTCAATGGCGTTGGCCAGAACTGGTATCGCTCGCGCGTCGGCAACGACACCATCACCCGCGAACGCTTCGGCCTGGAAAACAGCTTTGCCCTGAACTCGCCGATCGCCGACCAGATCAAGTGGAGCCTGAACTACCAGATCGCCAAGACCGACCAGACCACCTCCGAGCGCTACAACCCGGTGTCGATCTTCAGCCCGGTGGCGCGTGACGTGCAGCGTGAGCGGAAAACCCTGTACCAGGAAAAACAATGGGTGTTCGACGCTCAGCTGGACAAGGCCTTCGCCCTGGGTGAAACCGATCACCAGTTGACCTACGGCACCACTCTCAAGCAGCAGAAGGTCACGGGCTCGCGCTATGGCACCGCCAGTTGCCTGGCCGTCGGTGCCGGCTGTACCGCGATTGGCGCGCCGAGCCCTTCTGCCGGTGACAGCGTGAAGAAGTCCAGCGACTTCCCGGACCCGACCATCAACACCTACAGCCTGTTCGTCCAGGACCAGATCAGCTGGAACGCCTGGACCTTCACTCCGGGCCTGCGCTATGACTACACCCAACTCAAGCCCAAGCTGACCCAGGAGTTCCTCAATGTCGCCAACCCCACCGGCAACTTTCCGGTCAGCGACGACAAGAAGACCTGGCATCGGGTTTCGCCCAAGTTCGGCCTGACCTACAGCTTCGACGAGCACTACACGGCCTATGGCCAGTACTCCGAGGGCTTCCGCACGCCGTCGGCCAAGGCGCTCTACGGCCGCTTTGAAAACATCACCACCGGGTACATCGTCGAGCCCAACTCCAACCTCAAGCCGGAAACCAGCAAAGGTTACGAAACCGGCCTGCGAGGTAATTTCGACGCCGGCTCCTTCGATGTCTCGGTGTTCTACAACCAGTACCGCGACTTCATCAACGAAGACGCCATCACCGCCGGCGCGCTGCAATCGGTGATCCAGAGCAACAACATCAAACACGCCACCATCAAGGGCGCCGAAGCCAGGGGCCGTCTCAACCTCGATGCCTTCGGTGCACCACAGGGCCTGTACAGCATCGGCTCGCTGGCCTACGCCTACGGTCGCAACAATGACAACGGCGAACCGATCAACAGCGTCAACCCGCTCAAGGGCGTGTTTGGTCTCGGCTACGACCAGGACAACTATGGCGCGCTGCTGAGCTGGACCCTGGTCAAACGCAAGGACCGGGTCGACAACAGTACCTTCAAGGCCCCGGATGGCCGCACCACCAGCGGCCAGTTCAAGACACCGGGCTACGGCATCCTCGACCTCAGCGGCTTCTACAAGGTCACTGACGACCTGACCGTGAACGCCGGCCTGTACAACCTGACCGACAAGAAATACTGGAACTGGGACGACGTGCGCGGCTACGACAGCGTCGGCGAAGCCGGCCAGACCGCACCCGCCAACCTCGACCGCCTGACCCAGCCAGGCCGCAACTTCTCGGTCAACCTGGTGTGGGATATCTGA
- a CDS encoding biliverdin-producing heme oxygenase codes for MTSQDSSQRHHLRSQRLNQITHEPHSKLDALVKAHAPFETQGAFARFVVAQYLFQSELVDLYNDAELNKIVPDLAERCRAEAAKADLADLETEVPAPVAGAVSNPSQAEALGWIFVSEGSKLGAAFLIKRAVGLGLSETFGARHLGEPAGGRAEGWKTFTRILDGLEFTAEEEAAAEKGALDAFNRFTVLLEQAYSGAAQPA; via the coding sequence ATGACCTCCCAGGATTCCTCCCAGCGTCACCACCTGCGCTCCCAACGCCTGAACCAGATCACCCACGAGCCGCATTCCAAGCTCGACGCCCTGGTCAAGGCCCATGCGCCCTTCGAAACCCAAGGTGCATTCGCCCGTTTCGTGGTGGCCCAGTACCTGTTCCAGTCGGAACTGGTGGACCTGTACAACGATGCCGAACTGAACAAGATCGTCCCGGACCTGGCCGAGCGCTGCCGCGCCGAAGCTGCCAAGGCTGACCTGGCCGACCTGGAAACCGAGGTTCCTGCGCCAGTGGCCGGTGCCGTCAGCAACCCGAGCCAGGCCGAAGCCCTGGGCTGGATCTTCGTCTCCGAGGGTTCCAAGCTGGGTGCCGCGTTCCTGATCAAGCGCGCCGTGGGCCTGGGCCTGAGCGAAACCTTCGGTGCCCGTCACCTGGGCGAACCGGCCGGTGGCCGCGCCGAAGGCTGGAAAACCTTCACCCGCATCCTCGACGGCCTGGAGTTCACCGCCGAAGAAGAAGCCGCGGCGGAAAAAGGTGCCCTGGATGCCTTCAACCGCTTCACCGTGCTGCTGGAACAGGCTTACTCCGGCGCCGCACAACCGGCCTGA
- a CDS encoding YbaN family protein, with product MTPTRPSSSKISRLLFGALAYVSLAIGLIAIVVPGLPTTEFILLAAWAATKSSPRLSAWMENHRLFGPILCNWRNGRIVSRKAKVSATVSMLLCAGLMLTLLNHHWTMYAAIAGMTLGNLWIWSRPEALPQAS from the coding sequence ATGACCCCCACTCGCCCCTCCTCGTCGAAGATTTCCCGCCTGCTGTTTGGCGCGCTGGCCTATGTCAGCCTGGCCATCGGCCTGATCGCCATCGTCGTACCCGGCCTGCCGACCACCGAGTTCATCCTGCTGGCTGCCTGGGCCGCCACCAAGAGCTCGCCACGGCTAAGCGCCTGGATGGAGAACCATCGCCTGTTCGGGCCTATCCTCTGCAACTGGCGCAACGGCCGGATCGTCAGCCGCAAGGCCAAGGTCAGCGCCACGGTCAGCATGCTGCTGTGTGCCGGGCTGATGCTGACCCTGCTCAACCATCACTGGACGATGTATGCCGCCATTGCCGGCATGACCCTGGGCAACCTGTGGATCTGGTCACGCCCCGAAGCCCTGCCGCAGGCCTCCTGA
- a CDS encoding methyl-accepting chemotaxis protein, with amino-acid sequence MFDSLSIRLKIVLLSGLCLLGVVALIVGMNLYQSQQNNQLVNTSSTRMLTAGVEELLQAKAADQAVRVQKTFGESNLVITALADQVRDLRDMASKRGLEAAALREELNHSLKTAFERNPKVLGIWLAYEPNALDGKDSEFLNDAARASNERGRFATYWSRSGGQQLNTVMVEDDLTKTTLNLSGTPYNVWYTCPRDSRRTCLLDPYADTIGEDKKQVLMTTISQPLLVDGKVIGVIGVDIALDSLQAAAGESQRFLFNGAGHMMIVAGSGLLAAVGADASQVGKNINETLGAQGKDILPLLAGNQNKVLQQGELIRAVYPFSPIADAKPWGVTIDLPQQVLLADSVKLQGLLDEAQTSGTVKTVLVAVGAGLLGLLLIWLSASGVTRPINSVAQMLKAIASGDGDLTQRLDYSKKDELGELVGWFNRFLDKLQPTIAQIKQSITEARGTADQSSEIARQTSEGMQVQFREIDQVATASNEMSATAHDVANSASNAAQAARGADQSAKEGMTIIERSTRDISLLADEVSKAVGEVEALAVSSEQIGSVLEVIRSIAEQTNLLALNAAIEAARAGESGRGFAVVADEVRNLAKRTQDSVEEIRVVIERIQSGTRDVVTTMHASQSQAQNNAGQIQQAVQALGKISDAVTVISDMNLQIASAAEQQSAVAEEVNRNVSAIRTVTETLTEQASESAQVSSQLNALATQQMKLMDQFRV; translated from the coding sequence ATGTTCGACTCTCTCTCCATTCGTCTGAAAATAGTGCTGTTGTCCGGACTGTGCCTGTTGGGCGTAGTGGCGCTGATCGTCGGCATGAACCTGTACCAGAGCCAGCAGAACAACCAACTGGTCAACACCTCCAGTACGCGGATGCTCACCGCCGGGGTCGAAGAGTTGCTGCAGGCAAAGGCCGCCGACCAGGCAGTACGGGTGCAGAAGACCTTCGGTGAAAGCAACCTGGTGATCACCGCCCTGGCGGACCAGGTACGCGACCTGCGTGACATGGCGAGCAAGCGCGGCCTGGAAGCTGCGGCACTGCGCGAAGAGCTCAACCACAGCCTGAAGACCGCCTTCGAGCGCAATCCCAAAGTGCTCGGCATCTGGCTGGCCTACGAACCCAACGCCCTGGATGGCAAGGACAGCGAATTTCTCAATGACGCAGCCCGTGCTTCCAACGAACGCGGGCGCTTCGCCACCTACTGGAGCCGATCCGGGGGCCAGCAGTTGAACACCGTGATGGTGGAAGACGACCTGACCAAGACCACCCTCAACCTCAGCGGCACCCCCTATAACGTCTGGTACACCTGCCCCCGCGACAGCCGCCGTACCTGCCTGCTGGACCCCTACGCCGACACCATCGGCGAGGACAAGAAACAGGTGCTGATGACCACCATCTCCCAGCCCTTGCTGGTGGACGGCAAGGTCATCGGGGTGATTGGCGTCGACATCGCCCTGGACTCCCTGCAGGCCGCGGCCGGCGAATCCCAGCGCTTTCTGTTCAACGGTGCCGGGCACATGATGATCGTCGCCGGCAGCGGCTTGCTGGCGGCCGTGGGCGCCGATGCCAGCCAGGTCGGCAAGAACATCAACGAAACCCTCGGCGCCCAGGGCAAGGATATCCTCCCGCTGCTCGCCGGCAACCAGAACAAGGTCCTGCAACAGGGTGAACTGATCCGCGCGGTCTACCCCTTCAGCCCGATTGCCGATGCCAAGCCCTGGGGCGTCACCATCGACCTGCCGCAACAAGTGCTGCTGGCAGACTCGGTAAAACTGCAAGGCCTGCTGGATGAGGCCCAGACCAGCGGCACAGTGAAAACCGTACTGGTGGCCGTCGGCGCCGGCCTGCTGGGCCTGCTGCTGATCTGGCTCAGTGCCTCGGGCGTGACCCGCCCGATCAACAGCGTGGCGCAGATGCTCAAGGCCATCGCCAGCGGCGACGGCGACCTGACCCAGCGCCTGGACTACAGCAAGAAAGACGAACTCGGCGAACTGGTGGGCTGGTTCAACCGCTTCCTCGACAAGCTGCAACCGACCATCGCCCAGATCAAGCAGAGCATCACCGAAGCCCGGGGCACCGCCGACCAGTCTTCGGAGATCGCCCGCCAGACCAGTGAAGGCATGCAGGTGCAGTTCCGCGAAATCGATCAAGTGGCCACCGCCTCCAACGAAATGAGCGCCACTGCCCACGATGTTGCCAACAGTGCCTCCAATGCCGCCCAGGCCGCCCGTGGCGCAGACCAGTCGGCCAAGGAAGGCATGACCATCATCGAGCGCAGCACCCGGGACATCAGCCTGCTGGCCGACGAGGTGAGCAAGGCGGTGGGGGAAGTCGAAGCCCTGGCGGTGAGCAGCGAACAGATAGGGTCGGTGCTGGAAGTGATCCGCAGTATTGCCGAGCAGACCAACCTGCTGGCCCTCAACGCCGCCATCGAAGCGGCTCGCGCCGGGGAAAGCGGTCGCGGTTTCGCCGTGGTGGCCGATGAAGTGCGCAACCTGGCCAAGCGCACCCAAGACTCGGTGGAGGAAATTCGCGTGGTGATCGAACGCATCCAGAGCGGCACCCGGGATGTGGTGACCACCATGCACGCCAGCCAGAGCCAGGCGCAGAACAATGCCGGGCAGATCCAGCAGGCAGTCCAGGCCCTGGGCAAGATCAGCGACGCGGTCACTGTGATCAGCGACATGAACCTGCAGATCGCCAGCGCTGCCGAGCAGCAGAGCGCGGTGGCCGAAGAGGTCAACCGCAACGTCTCGGCGATTCGCACCGTGACCGAAACCCTCACCGAACAGGCCAGTGAGTCGGCCCAGGTCAGCAGCCAGCTCAATGCCCTGGCCACCCAACAAATGAAACTCATGGATCAGTTCCGGGTGTAA
- a CDS encoding CoA transferase translates to MTELLASIQAALGLASSSIRQTGQGALPSAFAVTDLASASIAAAGQAVAELLYSQTGRLPEVSVDRRLASFWFASSIRPQGWSLPSPWDPIAGDYASRDGWIRLHTNAPQHRAAAERVLGAVTERSAMAAQVATWNALELEQAIVDQGGCAAQMRSWAQWQAHPQGRAVNSEPLVHWLPQADQRHKAWSGRVDRPLAGLKVLDLTRVLAGPVASRLLAGLGAEVLRIDPPHWNEPALEPEVTLGKRCTRLDLHDLEQRALFEGLLAQADLLLHGYRADALEHLGYDAQARQKIAPGLIEVSLNAYGWRNRRGFDSLVQMSCGIAEAGMAWKAADRPVPLPVQALDHATGYLMAASALRALTRSLSGEQGASARLSLARTAQLLVDHSPSATAEIPPRAEDHEDQGLVLEQTPWGPARRLRVPLHINGTPVQWSCPATALGAHRPRWW, encoded by the coding sequence ATGACCGAGTTACTCGCATCCATCCAGGCCGCGCTGGGCCTGGCGTCATCAAGCATCCGGCAAACCGGCCAGGGCGCCCTGCCCTCGGCCTTCGCCGTGACCGACCTGGCCAGCGCCAGCATTGCCGCTGCCGGGCAGGCAGTCGCTGAACTCCTGTACAGCCAGACCGGACGCCTGCCAGAGGTCAGCGTCGACCGGCGCCTGGCCTCGTTCTGGTTCGCCAGCTCGATCCGCCCGCAGGGCTGGAGCCTGCCATCACCCTGGGACCCGATTGCCGGCGACTACGCCAGCCGCGACGGCTGGATTCGCCTGCACACCAACGCACCTCAGCACCGGGCCGCCGCCGAACGGGTGCTGGGAGCGGTGACCGAACGCTCGGCCATGGCCGCCCAGGTGGCCACCTGGAACGCCCTGGAACTGGAGCAGGCGATAGTCGACCAGGGCGGTTGTGCCGCGCAGATGCGCAGCTGGGCGCAGTGGCAGGCCCACCCCCAGGGCCGGGCGGTAAACAGCGAACCCCTGGTGCACTGGCTGCCCCAGGCCGATCAGCGGCACAAGGCCTGGAGCGGTCGCGTCGACCGGCCCCTGGCCGGGCTCAAGGTACTGGACCTGACCCGGGTCCTGGCGGGCCCGGTGGCCAGCCGCCTGCTGGCGGGGCTCGGGGCCGAGGTGTTGCGCATCGATCCGCCACATTGGAACGAGCCGGCCCTGGAGCCGGAGGTGACCCTGGGCAAACGCTGCACGCGCCTCGATCTGCACGACCTTGAGCAGCGTGCCCTGTTCGAAGGCCTGCTGGCGCAGGCCGACCTGCTTCTGCATGGCTACCGCGCCGATGCCCTGGAACACCTGGGTTATGACGCCCAGGCACGCCAGAAAATCGCTCCGGGGCTGATCGAAGTCAGCCTCAATGCCTACGGCTGGCGCAACCGCCGGGGCTTCGACAGCCTGGTGCAGATGAGCTGCGGCATCGCCGAAGCCGGCATGGCCTGGAAAGCCGCGGACAGGCCTGTGCCACTGCCGGTCCAGGCCCTGGATCACGCCACCGGTTACCTGATGGCAGCCAGCGCCCTGCGGGCACTGACCCGGTCCCTGAGCGGCGAGCAGGGCGCATCGGCGCGCCTGTCCCTGGCCCGTACCGCCCAGTTGCTGGTTGATCATTCCCCGTCAGCGACCGCCGAAATTCCACCGCGCGCCGAAGACCACGAGGATCAGGGGCTGGTGCTGGAACAGACCCCTTGGGGGCCGGCGCGGCGCCTGCGGGTGCCGTTGCACATCAATGGAACGCCGGTGCAGTGGAGTTGCCCGGCCACCGCCCTGGGCGCCCATCGCCCCAGATGGTGGTGA
- a CDS encoding DNA-3-methyladenine glycosylase family protein has product MIHHLPYQGAYDWPAMLGFLRARAIEGLEVVQGDTYARTFALAGGQGILSVCPGPAGHLQVQLQGAEQALLPQVLARLRRQFDLDADLSLINRHLARDPLLAPLLAARPGLRVPGAWDGFELAIRAVLGQQITVQGAIRLAGKLVAVHGRLLASPDPQWPGLTHLFPTPQVLSTANLADLGMPRSRARTLSAVAQALLDDPLLFEPRASLQQGVERLLQLPGIGDWTAQYIALRQLRESDAFPAADVGLFNAVARLQGLRPNARQLLARAEAWRPWRGYAAQHLWAAMG; this is encoded by the coding sequence GTGATTCATCACCTGCCCTACCAGGGCGCCTACGACTGGCCGGCGATGCTGGGCTTTCTCAGGGCCCGCGCCATCGAAGGCCTGGAGGTGGTGCAGGGCGATACTTATGCCCGCACCTTCGCGCTGGCGGGCGGGCAAGGCATCTTGAGTGTCTGCCCGGGGCCTGCAGGCCATTTGCAGGTGCAGTTGCAGGGGGCCGAGCAGGCCCTGCTGCCCCAGGTGCTGGCGCGCTTGCGCCGGCAATTCGATCTGGACGCGGACCTGTCCCTGATCAACCGCCATCTGGCCCGTGATCCGCTGCTCGCACCGTTGCTGGCGGCACGCCCGGGCCTGCGAGTACCCGGGGCCTGGGACGGTTTCGAGCTGGCCATTCGCGCCGTGCTGGGCCAGCAGATCACCGTGCAGGGCGCGATCCGCCTGGCGGGCAAGCTGGTGGCGGTGCATGGCCGGTTGCTGGCCAGTCCCGACCCGCAGTGGCCTGGTTTGACCCACCTGTTTCCCACTCCCCAGGTGCTGTCCACTGCCAACCTGGCCGACCTGGGAATGCCCCGCAGCCGGGCACGCACGCTGTCTGCCGTGGCCCAGGCCTTGCTCGACGATCCACTCCTGTTCGAACCCAGGGCCAGCTTGCAACAGGGGGTGGAGCGCCTGTTGCAATTGCCGGGAATCGGCGATTGGACCGCGCAATACATCGCCCTGCGCCAGTTGCGCGAGAGCGATGCCTTTCCGGCGGCGGACGTAGGCCTGTTCAACGCTGTGGCACGTCTGCAGGGGCTGCGGCCCAATGCCCGCCAACTGCTGGCCCGGGCCGAGGCCTGGCGGCCGTGGCGCGGTTATGCGGCGCAGCATTTGTGGGCGGCCATGGGCTGA